The segment CGCACTTGACGGGAGGATCCCAATCGGAGAACTCGGTCTCTTTCAGATCCACAATGTCCGGAGCGTCCTCAAACTCGTCTACAAAATTCTCAATTGCCAATTCTACGTGCTCTTTGCACACAACGTACATGGTAAGCATCCCTTTCTGTCCATCCC is part of the Paenibacillus algicola genome and harbors:
- a CDS encoding CxxH/CxxC protein; the encoded protein is MYVVCKEHVELAIENFVDEFEDAPDIVDLKETEFSDWDPPVKCVECERHAEFLVV